The Nitrospirota bacterium genomic interval GCGGACAATGGTGGACCGCAATCTCATTTCTTTTCCGGTATCTTGACGACCGAAAGAAACAGGCCGAGCATCCTGACAGCCTCGCTGAACTTCTCGTATTCCACGGGTTTCGTTACAAACACATTGCACCCAAGCTCATAGCACCGTGAGATCTCATGCGGGCTGTCGGTGGTCGTCAGCATCACGACCGGGATCTGCTTCGTACGGTCGTCATTTTTAATGATGGTGAGCACCTGGTACCCATCGATGATCGG includes:
- a CDS encoding response regulator; translated protein: MKNQESVMILLVEDDPGHALLIEKNLRRAGIANEIITLDNGQKAVDFLFKKGEYNGDGHPAPPLILLDLNLPIIDGYQVLTIIKNDDRTKQIPVVMLTTTDSPHEISRCYELGCNVFVTKPVEYEKFSEAVRMLGLFLSVVKIPEKK